A genomic segment from Streptomyces sp. NBC_00459 encodes:
- a CDS encoding MBL fold metallo-hydrolase produces MLIAGFPAGAWGTNCYLVAPAAGEECVIIDPGHQATEGVEETLKKHRLKPVAVVLTHGHLDHVASVVPVCGAHGVPAWIHPDDRYMMSDPEKALGRSIGMPLLGELTIGEPDDVKELTDGARLELAGLELSVAHAPGHTKGSVTFRMPENTDIPSVFFSGDLLFAGSIGRTDLPGGDMAEMLDSLARVCLPLDDSTVVLSGHGAQTTIGQERATNPYLRQVAAGLQDRGEGSNPPHRRGM; encoded by the coding sequence GTGCTCATTGCCGGGTTCCCGGCCGGTGCCTGGGGGACGAACTGTTATCTCGTCGCCCCCGCCGCCGGCGAGGAGTGCGTGATCATCGACCCGGGCCATCAGGCCACCGAGGGAGTCGAGGAGACGCTGAAGAAGCATCGGCTCAAGCCCGTCGCGGTCGTCCTCACCCATGGTCACCTCGACCATGTGGCCTCGGTCGTGCCGGTGTGCGGCGCGCACGGTGTCCCGGCGTGGATCCACCCCGACGACCGCTACATGATGAGCGACCCCGAGAAGGCGCTCGGTCGTTCCATCGGCATGCCGCTGCTGGGCGAGCTGACCATCGGGGAACCGGACGACGTCAAGGAGCTCACGGACGGCGCGCGGCTGGAACTGGCGGGACTGGAGCTGAGCGTGGCGCACGCGCCGGGCCATACCAAGGGGTCGGTGACGTTCAGGATGCCGGAGAACACGGACATCCCGTCCGTGTTCTTCTCGGGCGACCTGCTCTTCGCCGGCTCCATCGGACGCACCGACCTGCCCGGCGGTGACATGGCCGAGATGCTCGACTCGCTGGCCCGCGTGTGCCTGCCGCTCGACGACTCGACCGTGGTGCTGTCCGGCCACGGCGCCCAGACGACCATCGGCCAGGAGCGCGCCACCAACCCGTATCTGCGGCAGGTGGCGGCCGGCCTTCAAGATCGCGGCGAGGGATCGAACCCCCCTCACCGACGAGGAATGTGA
- a CDS encoding peptidylprolyl isomerase: MVTQEQRRRQLAREKFLRQQQRRTAARRKANVRNSVIGSVLGVILVGSVVSYATGVFKNDDSKANASAEVTPSASPSKAPDPCEKPAAGKVKSLSWKKEPAMTIDKSAKYEMKLATTCGDIDIALKTSAAPHTVNSFDFLASEGYLDHTKCHRLTTNGIYVLQCGDPKGTGMGGPGYTIPDENLKDKSLKNNTYPAGTIAMANTGQAHTGGSQFFLVYQDSQLPPSYTPFGTISASGMKVLKKIAAAGEATGQGDGAPNATVVINKATVTKS, from the coding sequence GTGGTCACCCAGGAGCAGCGGCGGCGTCAGCTCGCCCGGGAGAAGTTCTTGCGGCAGCAGCAGCGGCGTACGGCCGCGCGGCGCAAGGCGAACGTGCGCAACTCGGTGATCGGGTCGGTCCTCGGCGTGATCCTCGTGGGCAGTGTGGTGTCGTACGCGACCGGGGTCTTCAAGAACGACGACAGCAAGGCGAACGCGAGCGCGGAGGTCACCCCGAGCGCATCGCCCAGCAAGGCCCCGGACCCCTGCGAGAAGCCGGCCGCGGGGAAGGTGAAGTCGCTGAGCTGGAAGAAGGAGCCGGCGATGACCATCGACAAGTCGGCGAAGTACGAGATGAAGCTCGCCACGACCTGCGGCGACATCGACATCGCGCTGAAGACGTCCGCGGCCCCGCACACGGTGAACTCGTTCGACTTCCTGGCGAGCGAGGGCTACCTCGATCACACCAAGTGCCACCGCCTCACCACGAACGGCATCTACGTGCTGCAGTGCGGTGACCCGAAGGGCACCGGTATGGGCGGCCCCGGCTACACCATTCCGGACGAGAACCTGAAGGACAAATCCCTCAAGAACAACACCTACCCGGCGGGCACGATCGCCATGGCCAACACCGGCCAGGCGCACACCGGCGGCAGCCAGTTCTTCCTGGTCTACCAGGACAGCCAGCTTCCGCCCAGCTACACACCGTTCGGCACGATTTCCGCGTCGGGCATGAAGGTGCTGAAGAAGATCGCCGCGGCCGGTGAGGCCACGGGACAGGGCGACGGCGCACCGAATGCGACCGTTGTGATCAACAAAGCGACCGTAACGAAATCCTGA
- a CDS encoding DUF349 domain-containing protein encodes MSSDPWGRVDETGTVYVRTADGEQVVGSWQAGSPEEALAYFERKYEGLVVEIGLLEKRVKTTDLSAKDAQVAIDHIREQVDAHHAVGDLATLKVRLDKLVETVETRREERKQQRAKQSDEARHAKEALVVEAEELAQSDQWRSAGERLRALVDTWKGLPRLDRKSDDELWHRFSHARSAFSKRRKAHFASLDAQREDARKAKEKLVAEAEALSASTDWGPTAARYRELMTDWKAAGRAQREHEDDLWNRFRGAQDVFFAARSSVFAERDAEQTENLKLKEELAEEAEKLLPITDLKAARATFRSINERWEAIGHVPRDARPKVEGRMHTVERALQESEETEWRRTNPEARARAEGLTGQLQAAVDKLGGQIEAARAQGNNARADKLQKELDGRQALLDQALKGLQEFGG; translated from the coding sequence GTGAGCAGCGACCCGTGGGGCCGCGTCGACGAGACGGGGACCGTGTACGTGCGTACTGCCGACGGTGAGCAGGTCGTCGGTTCCTGGCAGGCCGGCTCCCCCGAGGAGGCGTTGGCCTACTTCGAGCGCAAGTACGAGGGCCTGGTTGTCGAGATCGGCCTCCTCGAAAAGCGAGTCAAGACCACCGACCTGTCCGCGAAGGACGCCCAGGTGGCGATCGACCACATCCGCGAACAGGTGGACGCCCACCACGCGGTCGGTGATCTGGCCACGCTGAAGGTCCGGCTGGACAAGCTCGTCGAGACCGTCGAGACCCGCCGCGAGGAGCGCAAGCAGCAGCGGGCCAAGCAGTCCGACGAGGCACGGCACGCCAAGGAGGCGCTGGTCGTCGAGGCGGAGGAGCTGGCGCAGTCCGACCAGTGGCGGTCCGCCGGTGAGCGGCTGCGTGCGCTGGTGGACACCTGGAAGGGGCTGCCGCGGCTCGACCGGAAGTCGGACGACGAGCTGTGGCACCGCTTCTCGCACGCCCGCTCGGCGTTCTCCAAGCGCCGCAAGGCGCACTTCGCGTCCCTGGACGCGCAGCGCGAGGACGCCCGCAAGGCCAAGGAGAAGCTGGTCGCCGAGGCCGAGGCACTGTCGGCGTCGACCGACTGGGGTCCGACGGCGGCGCGCTACCGCGAGCTGATGACGGACTGGAAGGCCGCGGGCCGCGCCCAGCGCGAGCACGAGGACGACCTGTGGAACCGCTTCCGCGGCGCCCAGGACGTGTTCTTCGCGGCGCGCAGCTCGGTCTTCGCCGAGCGGGACGCGGAGCAGACCGAGAACCTCAAGCTCAAGGAGGAGCTGGCCGAGGAGGCCGAGAAGCTCCTGCCGATCACGGATCTCAAGGCGGCGCGAGCCACTTTCCGTTCGATCAACGAGCGCTGGGAGGCCATCGGCCATGTCCCGCGCGACGCGCGGCCGAAGGTCGAGGGCCGGATGCACACGGTCGAGCGGGCTCTTCAGGAGTCCGAGGAGACCGAGTGGCGCCGGACGAACCCGGAGGCACGCGCGCGTGCCGAGGGTCTGACCGGTCAGCTCCAGGCCGCCGTGGACAAGCTCGGGGGGCAGATCGAGGCCGCCAGGGCGCAGGGCAACAACGCCAGGGCCGACAAGCTCCAGAAGGAGCTCGACGGCCGTCAGGCACTGCTGGACCAGGCGCTCAAGGGCCTGCAGGAGTTCGGCGGCTAG
- a CDS encoding RelA/SpoT family protein codes for MADEAQPLTAAKPEPGSEPAATPARTANDDAHGPVEHAQSAPVDRAPEPSRPKPVVTPEPAPTPAPAPAVRPAASGQPARSGSPNRVRARLARLGVQRSNPYNPVLEPLLRAVRSNDPKIETATLRQIENAYQVAERWHRGQKRKSGDPYITHPLAVTTILAELGMDPATLMAGLLHDTVEDTEYGLDQLRRDFGDSVALLVDGVTKLDKVKFGEAAQAETVRKMVVAMAKDPRVLVIKLADRLHNMRTMRYLKREKQEKKARETLEIYAPLAHRLGMNTIKWELEDLAFAILYPKMYDEIVRLVAERAPKRDEYLAIVTDEVQSDLRAARIKATVTGRPKHYYSVYQKMIVRGRDFAEIYDLVGIRVLVDTVRDCYAALGTVHARWNPVPGRFKDYIAMPKFNMYQSLHTTVIGPNGKPVELQIRTFDMHRRAEYGIAAHWKYKQEAVAGASKVRSDQPRTTGKDDHLNDMAWLRQLLDWQKETEDPSEFLESLRFDLSRNEVFVFTPKGDVIALPAGATPVDFSYAVHTEVGHRTIGARVNGRLVPLESTLDNGDLVEVFTSKAAGAGPSRDWLGFVKSPRARNKIRAWFSKERRDEAIEQGKDAIARAMRKQNLPIQRILTGDSLVTLAHEMRYPDISSLYAAIGEGHVAAQNVVQKLVQALGGEEAATEEIDESVPPARSRKRRSNNDPGVVVKGVDDVWVKLARCCTPVPGDPIIGFVTRGSGVSVHRNDCVNIESLNREPERILEVEWAPTQSSVFLVAIQVEALDRSRLLSDVTRVLSDQHVNILSAAVQTSRDRVATSRFTFEMGDPKHLGHVLKAVRGVEGVYDVYRVTSARRP; via the coding sequence TTGGCAGACGAGGCCCAGCCCCTGACCGCCGCCAAGCCCGAGCCCGGCTCGGAGCCTGCGGCAACGCCCGCGCGGACGGCGAACGACGACGCGCACGGGCCGGTCGAGCACGCCCAGTCCGCCCCCGTGGACCGGGCACCGGAGCCCTCGCGCCCCAAGCCGGTCGTCACGCCCGAGCCCGCTCCCACCCCGGCCCCGGCGCCCGCGGTCCGCCCGGCGGCCTCCGGCCAGCCCGCCCGCTCCGGCTCCCCCAACCGCGTACGCGCCCGGCTGGCCCGGCTCGGCGTACAGCGCTCGAACCCGTACAACCCGGTCCTCGAACCGCTGCTGCGCGCGGTGCGCAGCAACGACCCGAAGATCGAGACGGCGACGCTCCGCCAGATCGAGAACGCCTACCAGGTCGCCGAGCGCTGGCACCGCGGCCAGAAGCGCAAGAGCGGCGACCCGTACATCACCCACCCGCTGGCCGTCACCACGATCCTCGCCGAACTGGGCATGGACCCGGCGACGCTGATGGCGGGCCTGCTGCACGACACCGTCGAGGACACCGAGTACGGCCTCGACCAGCTCCGCCGCGACTTCGGCGACTCCGTCGCGCTCCTCGTGGACGGCGTCACCAAGCTGGACAAGGTCAAGTTCGGCGAGGCCGCGCAGGCCGAGACCGTGCGCAAGATGGTCGTCGCCATGGCCAAGGACCCGCGCGTCCTGGTCATCAAGCTCGCCGACCGGCTGCACAACATGCGCACCATGCGGTACCTCAAGCGCGAGAAGCAGGAGAAGAAGGCGCGCGAGACGCTGGAGATCTACGCGCCGCTCGCCCATCGCCTGGGCATGAACACCATCAAGTGGGAGCTGGAGGACCTCGCCTTCGCGATCCTCTACCCCAAGATGTACGACGAGATCGTCCGGCTGGTGGCCGAGAGGGCACCGAAGCGTGACGAGTACCTGGCCATAGTGACCGACGAGGTGCAGAGCGATCTGCGCGCGGCTCGCATCAAGGCCACCGTCACCGGCCGCCCGAAGCACTACTACAGCGTCTACCAGAAGATGATCGTCCGAGGCCGGGACTTCGCGGAGATCTACGACCTCGTGGGTATTCGTGTACTTGTCGACACGGTCCGCGACTGTTACGCCGCTCTCGGCACCGTGCACGCGCGCTGGAACCCGGTCCCCGGCCGGTTCAAGGACTACATCGCGATGCCCAAGTTCAACATGTACCAGTCGCTGCACACGACGGTCATCGGGCCCAACGGCAAGCCCGTCGAACTCCAGATCCGTACGTTCGACATGCACCGCCGGGCCGAGTACGGCATCGCCGCCCACTGGAAGTACAAGCAGGAGGCTGTCGCCGGAGCCTCCAAGGTGCGCTCGGACCAGCCGAGAACCACCGGCAAGGACGACCACCTCAACGACATGGCCTGGCTGCGGCAGCTGCTGGACTGGCAGAAGGAGACCGAGGACCCCAGCGAGTTCCTGGAGTCCCTGCGCTTCGACCTGTCCCGCAACGAGGTCTTCGTCTTCACGCCCAAGGGCGACGTGATAGCGCTTCCGGCGGGTGCGACCCCGGTCGACTTCTCGTACGCGGTGCACACCGAGGTCGGCCACCGGACCATAGGGGCACGGGTCAACGGCCGCCTCGTACCGCTCGAATCCACCCTCGACAACGGCGACCTGGTGGAGGTGTTCACCTCCAAGGCGGCCGGCGCGGGGCCGTCCCGCGACTGGCTCGGGTTCGTCAAGTCGCCGCGTGCCCGCAACAAGATCCGCGCCTGGTTCTCCAAGGAGCGCCGCGACGAGGCGATCGAACAGGGCAAGGACGCCATCGCGCGCGCGATGCGGAAACAGAACCTGCCGATCCAGCGCATCCTCACCGGCGACTCCCTCGTCACCCTCGCCCACGAGATGCGCTACCCCGACATCTCGTCCCTGTACGCGGCGATCGGCGAGGGCCATGTGGCCGCGCAGAACGTCGTGCAGAAGCTCGTGCAGGCGCTCGGCGGCGAGGAGGCGGCCACCGAGGAGATCGATGAGTCCGTCCCGCCCGCCCGCAGCCGCAAGCGCCGCAGCAACAACGACCCGGGTGTGGTGGTCAAGGGCGTCGACGACGTCTGGGTGAAGCTCGCCCGCTGCTGTACGCCCGTACCCGGCGACCCCATCATCGGATTCGTCACGCGCGGTAGCGGCGTATCGGTTCACCGCAACGACTGCGTGAACATCGAGTCACTGAACCGGGAGCCCGAGCGGATTCTCGAGGTTGAGTGGGCGCCCACCCAGTCCTCGGTCTTCCTGGTCGCCATCCAGGTCGAGGCACTGGACCGCTCCCGCCTCCTCTCGGACGTCACCCGAGTCCTGTCCGACCAGCACGTCAACATCCTGTCGGCGGCAGTCCAGACGTCGAGGGACCGGGTGGCCACGTCCCGCTTCACCTTCGAGATGGGCGACCCCAAGCACCTGGGACACGTCCTGAAGGCTGTCAGGGGCGTCGAGGGCGTGTACGACGTGTACCGGGTGACCTCGGCCCGCAGGCCGTAA
- a CDS encoding adenine phosphoribosyltransferase, which translates to MTAVKELLLSRIRDVADYPEPGVMFKDITPLLADPEAFTALTDALADIAVRSGATKIVGLEARGFILGAPVAVRAGLGFIPVRKAGKLPGATLSQAYDLEYGSAEIEVHAEDLSTGDRILIVDDVLATGGTAEASMQLIRRAGAEVAGIAVLMELGFLNGRARLEPALSGAPLESMLHI; encoded by the coding sequence ATGACCGCGGTCAAGGAGCTGCTGCTCAGCCGTATCCGCGATGTGGCGGACTACCCGGAGCCGGGTGTGATGTTCAAGGACATCACCCCGCTCCTGGCGGACCCCGAGGCGTTCACCGCGCTCACGGACGCGCTGGCGGACATCGCCGTCCGCAGCGGTGCCACGAAGATCGTCGGCCTGGAGGCCCGCGGCTTTATCCTGGGCGCCCCGGTCGCGGTCCGGGCCGGCCTGGGCTTCATCCCCGTACGCAAGGCGGGCAAGCTCCCCGGAGCCACGCTCAGCCAGGCGTACGACCTGGAGTACGGCTCCGCCGAGATCGAGGTGCACGCCGAGGACCTCAGCACCGGGGACCGGATCCTGATCGTCGACGACGTGCTAGCCACCGGCGGTACCGCAGAGGCGTCGATGCAGCTGATCCGGCGGGCCGGTGCCGAGGTCGCGGGCATCGCCGTCCTGATGGAACTTGGCTTTCTGAACGGTCGTGCCCGTCTGGAGCCGGCCCTCTCCGGAGCCCCGCTGGAATCCATGCTCCATATCTGA
- the secF gene encoding protein translocase subunit SecF, whose protein sequence is MSKLGTLGARLHRGEIGYDFVGKRFIWYGLSILITITAILGLSVRGLNMGIEFEGGAVFTIEKTSVSVSQAEKYAEAASGHDAIVQKLGKDGLRIQVATIDTAAADKVSAKLATDLGIPEKDITGELVGPSWGDQVANKAWQGLVIFMILVVIYLAIAFEWRMALAALVALIHDITITVGIYALVGFEVTPGTVIGLLTILGYSLYDTVVVFDSLKEQTKDITKQTRWTYSEIADRSINGTLVRSINTTVVALLPVAGLLFIGGGVLGAGMLNDISLSLFVGLAAGAYSSIFIATPLVADLKEREPQMKALRKRVLAKRAQAAQGEAPASRVSDEQPYDEDDDAPAVVGPRNQPASRNRGRGRPSGKRR, encoded by the coding sequence ATGTCGAAACTCGGCACCCTCGGCGCCCGGCTCCACCGCGGCGAGATCGGCTACGACTTCGTCGGCAAGCGATTCATCTGGTACGGCCTCTCGATCCTGATCACCATCACGGCCATCCTCGGCCTGTCGGTGCGCGGCCTGAACATGGGCATCGAGTTCGAGGGCGGTGCCGTCTTCACCATCGAGAAGACCAGCGTCTCGGTGAGTCAGGCCGAGAAGTACGCCGAAGCGGCATCCGGTCATGACGCGATCGTCCAGAAGCTCGGCAAGGACGGCCTGCGCATCCAGGTCGCCACTATCGACACGGCGGCGGCGGACAAGGTCTCGGCGAAGCTCGCCACCGACCTCGGCATTCCGGAGAAGGACATCACCGGTGAGCTGGTCGGCCCCAGTTGGGGCGACCAGGTCGCGAACAAGGCCTGGCAGGGCCTGGTGATCTTCATGATCCTTGTCGTGATCTATCTGGCGATCGCCTTCGAGTGGCGCATGGCCCTGGCCGCGCTGGTGGCGCTCATCCACGACATCACCATCACGGTCGGCATCTACGCCCTCGTCGGCTTCGAGGTGACGCCAGGCACGGTGATCGGTCTGCTCACGATCCTCGGTTACTCGCTCTACGACACGGTCGTCGTCTTCGACAGCCTCAAGGAGCAGACGAAGGACATCACCAAGCAGACCCGCTGGACGTACAGCGAGATCGCCGACCGGTCGATCAACGGCACCCTGGTCCGCTCCATCAACACCACGGTGGTCGCGCTCCTCCCGGTCGCCGGCCTGCTGTTCATCGGTGGCGGGGTGCTCGGGGCGGGCATGCTCAACGACATCTCGCTGTCGCTGTTCGTCGGCCTCGCGGCCGGTGCGTACTCCTCCATCTTCATCGCCACGCCGCTCGTCGCCGACCTCAAGGAGCGCGAGCCGCAGATGAAGGCCCTCAGGAAGCGCGTCCTGGCCAAGCGGGCGCAGGCCGCCCAGGGCGAAGCCCCTGCGTCCCGGGTCAGCGATGAGCAGCCGTACGACGAGGACGACGACGCCCCCGCGGTCGTCGGTCCGCGCAACCAGCCGGCCTCCCGCAACCGGGGTCGCGGTCGGCCCTCGGGCAAGCGCCGATGA